The DNA window CACCCAAACTGGAATACCCCACAAAGTACCCTTCTCGGGTTCGTGAATCGGTTGGTCTTCCGCTACTGCCGTTTTCGGCTCAACCGGTTCCGGCAGAGGCTCGCTAACGACTACGGCTTCATTTTGTACCGCAGGCTCGGCGGCTGGCTTCGATTCGGTCGTTAGCTCAGGCTCGGGCTCGGGAGCCGCGTCATTGTCAGGAACGGTAGCACCGGCCATTTCCTTGCCATTGAGAAACAAGGGTTCCAACGGCTGGCTCAAGTCTGGGACCAAGGGCTCTGAGACCACCGCAACGGGCGGCTCTTCACCCGGTACAACAAAACTGGTTTCGGCGCTGAATTTACGGGCAAAGGTTCCACCATCGGCGACGACTTCAACCCGATAAACTCCCGATTTGGACAACTGTTTCAGGGATTCGCGGTAAACGCCGTCTTCCGGGGCAGCTCCACCGGAAAGCACTTTAGACCCCTTTCGCTCATTGCCGGAGCTGATTGAAAGCGTCACTTCCATCACATCCAGGAAGCCAGGATCTTTCAAGGGCTCGTTGTCTTCATAAAAAGCAACTTCAATCTCTAACGGTTCATCCGTGCTGAACTGCGACGGAATCGGGCTGACGACCATTCTCAGATTGCTAACCACGGTAACGCGACTACCCTGCCCCAAGTCCCCGTCAATCTCCCAATTGCCCGCTTGAGGGTCGGTCACTGTAATTAGGTCGTATCCCGGCTCGGCCAACCAGCGAACGCTATCCGGTGCTTCTGAAACGGTGAACAGTTCGCCACCCGGCTGAGCCAACCGAAGCTGACTCTGCTCCGAAGATGGCCCGCCAGTAAAGATGAGTGCGGTAAACTCTTCGACCCCTTCATCAACTGAAAACTGATTTCCCTCAATAGGAAGTTGCGACTGTGGGGCTGCAGCATTCAAAGCATCGGCAAATGCCAGATTCAGAGCCTCAGCCGAACGCGCCAACCGGAACGTGCCACCGGTTTCATCGGCCAAAGTGCGAAGAAAAGAAACATCGGCAAACTCCGACAAGCCCACCGTGTGGACGGTTAATCCTTTTGCCTTCAACTCCGGTAACATAGATTGGAGAATCCGCTTCTCCTCAACGCGGCTGGCCGCCTCGCCATTCGGGATATCGACCTTACCGTCGCTCAAGAGAATCAGATGCGTGTGTTCGAGGGTACCTCCCGACAACCAGTCATTACTGGCCTTTTCAATCGCTAGCCCTAAATTGGTATGTAAAGCAACGGAATTAATCTGCTTTGATCGCTCAACCGCTGTGCCCCGCCAAGCTTGATCAACCGAATCATGGGGTACCAACATGTTCACGTACTGACCGAAAGTCCATACACCGGCACCCGCCCCGTCTGGAAGCAACCCGGCCAGCAATCTGACGGCTGGACGCCGAAGGTTATCCGGATCGGTTTCTTTCATCGATCCGGAAATATCGACAACAAGCCGAACATCGATAGGCGGTGAACCAGCGGCTGTTTCAGCTGCGGACACCTGCCATGGCATCAAAACAAGAAAAACGACTGCAAACAGCCTGGTTATTCGATTACGTATCACGGGTCGTCCACCAGTTATTTTGGATAGTTGCCAGGGTTATTTGTGTACGAGTCGGTATCGGACCAGATCAAGCATCCAAACCAACAGCGTCACCGCAGCCGCCAATCCAAAGTTAAACAGCGCAACACCCGCGGCATCTATATCCCCAAGAATCAGTTCGTAGCCTGCATAGAGCCATGCAGGAATCCACCATCCTGCAAGGTCTGGCGATTCAACCGGCGTAAGCACCAAAACGGTTAGAGCCGCCAGCAAGAGTGTGCGAAAACCATAAAATGGCAAAAACCGAAACAACGCTTTCATCATAAAAAACAGCACGACGAAAGCCACGGCGTATGCGCCCCAGAAAATGGCGTAAGCCATAGAAGCATCTGCATCAATCATTAGAGAATCCAGTGAATTATATGTTCTTCCCATTCCTCTTCCGGCACATCGCTTTCGGAGGTCACTCTACCTTGAATGGATAACCCAGCCTTGCGCACAGAAGCCGGGTCACCCGACCGTAGCGGATGCCAATCGGCTAGTGGTCGCCCTTCGGCGAGCGTTCGATAGGCACAAGTATGGGGTAGCCATGCATAATCGCCAACAGTGTCTGGCGTTAGTACCGTGCATTCCGGAACCACGTCCGATCTATGAGAA is part of the Marinobacter sp. JH2 genome and encodes:
- a CDS encoding VWA domain-containing protein yields the protein MIRNRITRLFAVVFLVLMPWQVSAAETAAGSPPIDVRLVVDISGSMKETDPDNLRRPAVRLLAGLLPDGAGAGVWTFGQYVNMLVPHDSVDQAWRGTAVERSKQINSVALHTNLGLAIEKASNDWLSGGTLEHTHLILLSDGKVDIPNGEAASRVEEKRILQSMLPELKAKGLTVHTVGLSEFADVSFLRTLADETGGTFRLARSAEALNLAFADALNAAAPQSQLPIEGNQFSVDEGVEEFTALIFTGGPSSEQSQLRLAQPGGELFTVSEAPDSVRWLAEPGYDLITVTDPQAGNWEIDGDLGQGSRVTVVSNLRMVVSPIPSQFSTDEPLEIEVAFYEDNEPLKDPGFLDVMEVTLSISSGNERKGSKVLSGGAAPEDGVYRESLKQLSKSGVYRVEVVADGGTFARKFSAETSFVVPGEEPPVAVVSEPLVPDLSQPLEPLFLNGKEMAGATVPDNDAAPEPEPELTTESKPAAEPAVQNEAVVVSEPLPEPVEPKTAVAEDQPIHEPEKGTLWGIPVWVLGAIAALIVIIVGFAVFAVRRKPEKEEPEETLPVLEETVPEPEPEEVPELVPEAEIEAEEQIPEVTETIDPEPKLYKDELEEFGLEDFDLSEFDDLPEDKTKKD
- a CDS encoding YcgN family cysteine cluster protein, which translates into the protein MSAQIPFWQRKHLDEMTPSEWESLCDGCGQCCLQKLEDEETGDVYHTDLVCRCMNIESGHCTVYSHRSDVVPECTVLTPDTVGDYAWLPHTCAYRTLAEGRPLADWHPLRSGDPASVRKAGLSIQGRVTSESDVPEEEWEEHIIHWIL